The genomic DNA AAGAGGCCATGGGCGGAGTGGATAGAAGCAGATCATATGTTGGGGAACAACGGCGCTGCAGCcgacgctgctcgtcatGTCATGTACGGATATGTGTACTGCGCAAAAGTGGAGGAATCTTGTTTGCTGCTGTCTTCGTCTTACTGCCTCCTCTGTCCTGCTATATTCAGGGGTGATGACGGGCATTTGTTTATATAGATAACGTATACAAGACCGCGGTGTTTTCTTGAAGACAAAGATTGATTGACAACTGGGGTGAACTGTGGTGGCGCTGGTGGTTACTTGGCACAGGGGCAGCTTATTTATTAGCTGACTTCACTGTCGCCGCTCACCCGCTAGATGCATATGGCCAAACTTACCTAGTCGTCGCCCCACAATCTCTGTGCCTCTCTCTGTCAGTGCGGGCTGGACTTTTTCAGGTGAATTATTATGCTGTTCATACTTTTCCGTTTACACTCACTCAGAGCGTCGCCGTTACCTCTTTTCAACTCTGATTAGCTTCCTCTTGCGTCTGAGGCCGGGGAAGCGCTCAATTTCCGTCAAAGCACTTGATCCTCACACGCAAACTTTGCAGGCGCTTattgccgccctcgagtgTCGAGAAACAACGGTGGACGAAACCTGCAGCGATGAGGCAGGCGCCCAACATTGTTGTCACGGGCACGCCAGGCGTGGGGAAGACTACACATTGCGAAAGTCTCGCCGAAAAGACAGGTCTGCGACACATATCGGTCAACCAGGTGGTCAAGGATAAGCAGTGCCATGAAGGCTGGAGTGACGAGTATCAGAGTTGGATCGTCGACGAAGACAAGGTTTGTGCGCTGTCCGCGGGGTCTCCCTCGAAAAGATGATGGCACCAATGGACTGACGCCCGCCATGAAGCTGCTCGATGCCATAGAAGACGATGTCGCGGCGGGAGGCTGCATCATCGATTGGCACGCCTGCGATCTGTTCCCCCGTAGCTGGATTGACCTTGTTGTCGTGCTACGGGTTGATTCGGCGACCCTCTACGATAGGCTCAAGGCAAGGTACGTAGCCCAGCCCCAGGAGCCTTTGCACTTTGCTGGAGGGAGTCCTGGCCCCCGGCCACGCCATGCGCAGCTTCTGATATGAAAGGGTAGAAACtacgccgaggccaagctcCAGGAGAATCTCGACTCGGAGATCATGGAGGTACTTCTGCAGGAAGCGAGAGAAGCTTATGACGCGGAGGTGGTTATTGAGCTGACGAGCAATACCTCTGACGAGATGGAGAGCAATTTGGACCGTATCGAGGCTTGGGTGAAACAATGGAAGATAGACAACGAgcaacgatgacgatgtgGTGTTGATTTACGACTCACAAGCCAGCCACTGCGCCGTTGATGTCCTCACAAACGATTCGCCCAACACCACCTTCTCATAGCCACCCAGCCAAATCCTTTTCCGTAGTAACATGAGAGGTAGCATTGCTGGCGGAGCGACGGTCTCCCCACAGTGCCCGCCTGGGCGACGTATAACTAGTTATGCGCTTATCGGGGCAGCGACCTAGTAGCTTGCATTAGCAGTGTGGCACGTCGACTCACTCCCTGGCCTGTGCCTAATAAGAACCTTGAAGTGACTTGCAGAGTATGTGAGGTAGAAACGTCTTGCCTCAGGAAGTCGCAGAGAGCGCCCGCACGCACACGGCCACCGAAGAAGCCTGGCAACACAGCTGCACCCCGGCTCGGTAGTGCAAGCTCGTATCTTGTACACTGAGCTGTGTGCAAGGGCTCACGGCCACCACTGCTGCGGAAAAGGAACACGGCAATCATCATGACGACCCGTGTCAACTTCGTCACGGGCAATGCCAACAAGCTCAGAGAGGTCAAGGCGATCCTGGAGCCGGTCATTCAGGTCCACAGCAGCCCACTCGACCTCGAAGAAATTCAAGGCTCTATCGAGGAGGTGACCGAGTCTAAATGTCGGAGGGCGGCTGAAGCCGTATGTTTCCATCCCAGTCTCCCATCTTCCCTGCGTGTGCGCGACTCATAGGCGACTTCTGTGTCTTACAACGACGCATGCAACTAACATTCGCCTTACCTGCAGGTAAGCGGTCCCGTGCTAGTTGAAGACACTGCGCTGTGCTTTACGGCTCTGGGCGGGTTGCCTGGTCCTTACATGTTGGTCTATCAAGTCATCCATGGCTGCTGGTCATTCGTCTCACATTCCACAGTAAATGGTTTCTATCGGAAACTGGCCACCAAGGGCTGAACAACCTGCTCGCAGCCTATCCAGATAAGTCGGCAGAGGCCGTCTGCACGTTTGGCTATTCCGCTGGCCCCGGACACAAGCCTGTCCTTTTCCAAGGGCGCTGCCCGGTAGGTGCAGCCTGAACGACATTAGTCGATTCCAGCCCAGCTGACAGACTCGATACAAAGGGTAAAATCGTACCCCCCCGAGGGCCACCTCATTTTGGTAAGCTAGCGAATCCTTCTTGCCGAGGAGATATGCGCAAGAGTCGGTACTAAATTCCGCCTCTCCCAGGGTGGGATCCCGTCTTCGAGTACGAGGGCCAAACGTAAGTACAAAATAGTCCCCGTGGTCGGCCTCCGCTTGCATCGGTGTATGACTCGGCAGTGCTTTTCTAACGCAGCTGGGCACACAGGTTTGCCGAGATGGACGGTGCACAGAAAAACGCCGTATCGCATCGAGGCCGTGCCCTGAAGAAGATGCAGGAATGGTTCGAGAAGCACTCCGATGGCAGGTAAATCACAATGTCTCCGATGCCGACGTCCGTGTCTTGGAGCTGAGGCTGCTCCATCGACGTCAGTAAAGCACAGAAAGACGGAAAGTGAAGACAGCGTCGGGAAAGCGGTTGCAGGCGCACCAGAGAATCTCAAACTCCTTCTGCTTGATCAAATATTTTGCCCCTCGTCGGTAGGGCTCCGCAAGATCCCCCGCTCCAGCCATATCTTTGCAAACACGCCGGCCGACGTGTCTCTTCAAAACGGCCGAGTCCCGGCAGGATGGGTCGAACACGAGAAGGTTAAGCCGGCCGTCTTTTCGTTCCTcaatgccgacgacggtgagAGAATGGCCTGGCGGTTGAGGGAAGAAGTTAGAATGTCGTCAGGGCGGTACCACTATCTACCGTGTGAATAGCCAGCTCACCTTGATGCTGTAGATACACTGGCGGAAGGCTGGTGGTTTGAACCTTCTTCGACTCATCATTCCCGCCACATCCCGCTTTAAAGTAATGGTCTATGGCCTGCAGCAATTTGCTTGCTGCGGCCCCATCTTCTGAGTCTCGGAAGGACTGCACGGGCGAGCTGTGCATCTGTGGTGAGTGATGAGCGCAGAGGTGCGCCTGTGTGGAAGACTCACGGGATCTGAAGGCTGTTGAAGAGGGCTTGCGCCTGGGCATTGCTTAGCTTGATCCCAACCAGCATCCATCAAATGGACATACCTCTGACGTGCCAATGAATTTTCGCGTCCCTTTGATGCCGCCCGTTTCAATGCGCCCCTGGGGGTTGTGACCCATGTCCCACGCGGCCTCGATGAGGTCTTGTATGTCAAAGACGGACGGGACTCGGTTGCCAAAGACCTCGGCACCGAAGGCCTTTGCGCCAATAATGTAGGATATAAGCATCTGAATGTTTCGATAGCCACAGAACCCGCCTGTTACCCGCTCAGTTTTAGCGCTGCCGACCGTCGTTGTCCCAGTGCTGGCCTCTGGACGAACCTTCACGTCGTAGTTTTGAGATGTGCTGTACGCAAGGATGGCACAGGTAGGCACGAACGGTTCCTGATGAATGCTCCAAAAGCTGCGCCAGTACTGGGATCATGTCTACATAGACGTATA from Purpureocillium takamizusanense chromosome 4, complete sequence includes the following:
- the FAP7 gene encoding Adenylate kinase (COG:F~EggNog:ENOG503P1RA~BUSCO:EOG09264XPY), whose amino-acid sequence is MRQAPNIVVTGTPGVGKTTHCESLAEKTGLRHISVNQVVKDKQCHEGWSDEYQSWIVDEDKLLDAIEDDVAAGGCIIDWHACDLFPRSWIDLVVVLRVDSATLYDRLKARNYAEAKLQENLDSEIMEVLLQEAREAYDAEVVIELTSNTSDEMESNLDRIEAWVKQWKIDNEQR
- the HAM1 gene encoding Adenylate kinase (COG:F~EggNog:ENOG503P1W0), with the protein product MTTRVNFVTGNANKLREVKAILEPVIQVHSSPLDLEEIQGSIEEVTESKCRRAAEAVSGPVLVEDTALCFTALGGLPGPYIKWFLSETGHQGLNNLLAAYPDKSAEAVCTFGYSAGPGHKPVLFQGRCPVGAA
- a CDS encoding uncharacterized protein (EggNog:ENOG503NVQI~MEROPS:MER1108685~COG:S), translating into MIYDGQCGMEEPQPHLRGPTPPRRRPCQTVAAANMRPATSSEELRKRNSTRRTVLQTLARFLRPTGHQSRQGNAASTRPRHRSKKSNCASDEQGCSQVSGRHEAQQGSQLGVAHLGKFAHEKEMPQWLAKALVKNGYVSAHDMIPVLAQLLEHSSGTVRAYLCHPCVQHISKLRREGGFCGYRNIQMLISYIIGAKAFGAEVFGNRVPSVFDIQDLIEAAWDMGHNPQGRIETGGIKGTRKFIGTSEAQALFNSLQIPSPVQSFRDSEDGAAASKLLQAIDHYFKAGCGGNDESKKVQTTSLPPVYLQHQGHSLTVVGIEERKDGRLNLLVFDPSCRDSAVLKRHVGRRVCKDMAGAGDLAEPYRRGAKYLIKQKEFEILCLSSKTRTSASETL
- a CDS encoding uncharacterized protein (EggNog:ENOG503NVQI~MEROPS:MER1108685~COG:S) is translated as MPQWLAKALVKNGYVSAHDMIPVLAQLLEHSSGTVRAYLCHPCVQHISKLRREGGFCGYRNIQMLISYIIGAKAFGAEVFGNRVPSVFDIQDLIEAAWDMGHNPQGRIETGGIKGTRKFIGTSEAQALFNSLQIPSPVQSFRDSEDGAAASKLLQAIDHYFKAGCGGNDESKKVQTTSLPPVYLQHQGHSLTVVGIEERKDGRLNLLVFDPSCRDSAVLKRHVGRRVCKDMAGAGDLAEPYRRGAKYLIKQKEFEILCLSSKTRTSASETL